The segment ATTATCCCAACTGCTTCATAATGAATTCTCATGGCGTGAATTTGAAAGGAAATGGTTACTGGAATGCTTATGATGACAACTACGTCGACTACATACTCAGTTTTGATTTTACAGGAGAGAGATTTATACGTTTGTGTTTACCTCCCCCATCTCAGGGCTGCATGTATACGTCTCTATCAGTTGTTAGAGAAGAACTCTCAGTGTTACGTTGTGTGAATGGTTCATCAAAGATTGAGATGTGGGTGACGACCAATAAAATGGATACTTCTGCTTCAGAATTGTCATGGAGCAAATCCTTTACAATGAACTTTGGTTTTCCTGTCTTAGTTTACACGGGTCTTTTAATCGACGAAGATAAGAAAGTGGTCTTGTGTAATACAATTGTGGGGGACCACTTGAGGGGGGCATGTACTATTGGAGAGGAAGATAAATATTACTCAGAAATCACTTTTGAAGGAATGTCTTTATCACCACCTCCTCATATTTTCAATTATGTTCCAAGTTTGGTTAGAATCCAGGAAGGTACTGAATTAGATGTTTTTGGTAAAAGTCCTCGTAGGAGAGGGGATGATCCTCCTACAAGACGAGGTGATACTGCAATGTGTGAGCATGACTTCCAGTTTTcacaagaaattgatgacatgatGTCCTAATCAGATGAATGGAGATAGAGTGCACTGATTTTAGCAGTCGTCTTAGAAGCCGCGGTCGTGGGTGGAAGATGCAGTGTGTTATCTTGTGACAAAAGTGATCTCTCctgatatttataatttattcacCCGTTGAACCCCTCTCTTTGTCTCATTATATCTTTGTATAATCATCCCAGTTTCTGCGAACCTTGAAGTTTCAATATCACCTTGAACAATATCTCAGTTCTCAAAAAGGAACTCTTTGGCACTCTATCTTCTTGTATCTTGTGAACTTTTTTAGCTTTGGCATTcatttataaagattttattaatttcagTTAGAACATGTTTGTTTTCCACTTTGAGTGTCGATCGTATAGATGAAGTTGTTCAGGTAAAATATTTCCATACCAATAATATCATCTCACTGATtccaaaaatatatgatatagcGGATTCCTCCAACTAGCAGAGCGGCGAATTGAATCCTGAAAATCTGGAGAAAGACTTGAATATAATACTGCAAGTAAGTCCTTCCCTCACGATAACCTCACTTTCGTGATAATTTCAAAACCAAGAGCACGCCATAAATCTACTGAAAAAGGTCAAGGCAATAAAATgtccccacccccccccccccccccccccccctttccCTTGATATTACTTGTATACAATGACATGACATGACTCCCCTTTCActctttttgtttatgtttatttaGGCTTTTAGAGTCACCAGGTAAAGCTGCAAAAGCAAAGAAGAAAACTTGTCTTCATCGTTGGAAGCTTTGTTTTAAGGATTTTGGACTTCTTGCAATTCTATTAACGATCACTTTTGTTTTCAAGAGAGCTGAGCTTCAGAGATTGGTTATAAGAAGGGAAATTGCACTCAGTATAcatcaaacaaattataattaactatctaaccaaaaaaaaagttgaccACAATATTCAACGTATTTTCTATTGTATATTCCAAAATATCCTTTCAATCGCCCGGTGTAACCTTTTTCtattttgttctttgttttattttattttcttcttattcttctttttaCAGATCTCTGTTTCTCTTGATATCAACGAAAACataaatcataatatcttttttttgctAGATTATCACCATCATTACCAATAAGATTCTATGATTGATTATCATCATTGATGATTAATGTTACATGTGTCTAGTGTTTGTACTCTGTTGTAATTTCAGAAGAGTGTCGATGTATCTGAAAAAAAGGAGATAAAGAAGATGAACCCACATACTATATggagtaaaataaaatatagtaatatagCTATTATGTAATACTACTATACTATTTAAactacaatattttattttcatgtatttcTATACTATTTAAGCTACAAGATACTATAATATTGtttattttcagtttatttaatttgatatattatagattataattgggtttagggttttgaaattaggatttAGTGATTAAAACTTAGTGACtaggatttaaggtttagtaATTAAGGATTGGGTTGAGTTGGagtagggtttagtatttaagggTTATGAATGTAGATGAAGTCATATATCATTTCAACGATATAGAATAGAACATGCGGgtacatatttatatggtcAATAAGTGTGTCACGTGGATGACATTATGTGATATTTCAAAGATTTTTGCTGaccatatatgttatatttgttgAGGTcgtcaaatatttttcttttaccgTTTACCTTCAAAAAATAAGGTTAGAACCGGAAAGAAATAGAACAAAATGTCATCCActtaattatgtcaaaatcggtgatatattcttcatttctgtttgtgttttgtATATTAAGCAAATTCTCCCTTATAAGAAAcccattttttttctcttagcAGATACAAGAATAATAAATTCCAATGATAAGTGCAGAACTAGAGTTATTAATTTCCTTTATTCTACGAATTAAATATATGAAATCCAGTAACGAATTGAGATCATTTTTCACCAAAAGGCCTtgtaaacaatttaaaaataaaggaaGAAACTATATATATGGTTTGATTAATCAATTCTAAGAGCTTCCGTACTATGTTTATAGGTGCCAACCATGAAACCTCTCACTATTTTAGTCTTTTGATGAGTCCGAACCAGTTACACAAAACTAAGGAGTACACAAGAAATAATCTGTTGGTGACCATATACCATGTTGTCAATCTTTTCTATTCCCTccgtttcaatatagatgatgttttagaaagaCTAATTTATTTCAACTTATATgaagttttgagattttaaggttctttttaaatttattggaAATTGTTCAACCAATTAAATTTTACTGTCtcttttataattggttgactgattttataattatatctttaaaatacCTTTTTAGAGAaatgtaattttcttaatatttgtgcaTTACTAGAAAACATCAAGtattatgaaacagagggaATATAATAGAAGATCGACGTGTCATCTTTGGCGGTTTGGGTCCTAGATTATCATATTAAACTTGGTGAGATGCTCTTAGCTTGAAGATTGCTTAGGGTAAATTTTGTTGCAGGGTTTGTGAACGGGGAAAAGATTTGTATTTGGAGGGTGCAACGTGTATCAACGTGCaaagtgttccaaaaaaaacaaaaaagataagACTTGTAGTGTAATAGATAATGTGTTGTAATGTTATGGTTCCTTTGGGTTCAACTGGTATGAAATGAAGATAGAATCGAACTTAAGATTTTGGGGATTAAAGgaaatttagtaaaatattaataaaaaatcttaCAAGTATAAGAGTCtatttctatataaattattttaggggtaataaataatttagttataatttcaatttatttttatataaccctatatttgataaattatttcttaaattttaaaagtcatAGGCTAATATTTATGCCAATCACGTCTTGAGAGTAGATAGTGGAAATTACTACTATTAGTCAAAGGGTTTGGAGGAACGAACTACAAGGCAATGTTCCATGGTAACGTACAATGGGAAGAGAACTTGTAATATTTTGGGACGGGTTTAGCATCctaaaattaaatatgtaaaaattgGATACTCACccacttttataaataattgatgttttaccttttaatttgtatataaaattcatgttttaattttaatcaatgcATTTTACTTTAAAACTAGACCatagattaaaatttaaaaatatgagtGGAAATGTTTTATTgcgaagaaaataaaataatcaaaactaattaataaaaaataagtattgactaaataaaaacttaataataaaAGTATcattgtttaatatatataaatatatacacttATTGTAAATATCTAGTcaactaaaaaaatgaaatatatgaaaaattacTATAAATTATACTAAAATTTTGCCATAATTAGAAAAATTAGTAATTAATCTCACtttttcaatttaatattattttgtaaggATATCTAGTGttactgaaaatatatatttttcataaatatagggatatttctgtttttatttCAGAATGTAACTAGTTTTTATATAAACTAACTAGTTGATTTAACCATCCACAATCTTCTTCTCGCGCCTCTATTTTCTTCTTCCACCTTCACAAACCTTTGAAAAACGTTTCATTGCAGTTTTAAATTGGGAAAATGTGGAGAAATACACCTATATaagattttaatttgaaaactatatcattgtttaatttttttgaaaaatgcaCTTTTGCTTATATGAATTTACTAAATTATCCGATATGAATATTTATCATcagaatttatttaatattaaataaaggCTCATTTGGGTGAATAACCAAAACAAGAATGGAAATTAGGTAAGtggacattttttttattaattggcAAACCAGGAGAAACAACTGTATGAAAAGTCCATATTAACCTTGTTGTAATCAAAGGAATCCATTTCTATTTTACTTGCTACCGGCTACTTCCATTAACTGGCCAATAGGGTTTTTCAttgatgtttttcttctttttcgacTATTTCTCACAGATTTACCGTCGACAGTTTTACCGTGGCCAGTAAGCATATACGACAGTTTG is part of the Brassica rapa cultivar Chiifu-401-42 chromosome A09, CAAS_Brap_v3.01, whole genome shotgun sequence genome and harbors:
- the LOC117127778 gene encoding putative F-box/kelch-repeat protein At3g22730, which gives rise to MWIKHSEGSKRVKERKPMYALGYENNQSCRSYKILMFWDCDELYDGQVDGFKVYDFNSNAWRVVNYPNCFIMNSHGVNLKGNGYWNAYDDNYVDYILSFDFTGERFIRLCLPPPSQGCMYTSLSVVREELSVLRCVNGSSKIEMWVTTNKMDTSASELSWSKSFTMNFGFPVLVYTGLLIDEDKKVVLCNTIVGDHLRGACTIGEEDKYYSEITFEGMSLSPPPHIFNYVPSLVRIQEGTELDVFGKSPRRRGDDPPTRRGDTAMCEHDFQFSQEIDDMMS